Proteins co-encoded in one Montipora capricornis isolate CH-2021 chromosome 12, ASM3666992v2, whole genome shotgun sequence genomic window:
- the LOC138027292 gene encoding zinc finger MYM-type protein 1-like, translating to MNLNIQHARGQCYDGAATMAGEKTGVATQIKTINGKCLYTHCYGHALNLAVADAIKSVQCISDSLDTVREIGKLVKKSPQRNTKLDKIRAETKNESRGVHAFCPTRWTVRGEALAAVINNHAELMELWEWSLTVSKDTEMKARIRGVQSMMTTFNFYFGCTLGEQLLRQTDNLSRALQDSSTSAAQGNRLAQDVVKTLLKDRTDTSFNLFWARILQRKTTEIQTIEDPMLPRKRKAPVRHEVGEQNTHHFPETHKDHYRRIYFNAIDTVTQCIATRFEQKDFKIYLNIQELLLKSFASEPCDTELAEVVKMYSEDLDSFKLKGQLLLLPRTAESVGFDTSEFDVNDLVTFLQSLDSSRRKLLSEISTLGKLLLVLPATNAVSERSFSALKRVKTYLRSTTGDSRLNHLMMLHVHKDRTDALTLVDVANDFVGEKENRKQLFGKFSANDIPNKFSTSSKSTQTEN from the coding sequence ATGAATTTAAACATCCAGCACGCCCGTGGGCAGTGTTATGATGGAGCAGCGACAATGGCAGGCGAGAAAACAGGAGTAGCTACGCAAATTAAAACCATCAACGGAAAATGCTTATACACGCACTGTTATGGGCATGCCTTAAATCTGGCTGTCGCTGATGCCATAAAATCAGTTCAGTGCATCAGTGATTCACTTGATACAGTACGCGAAATTGGAAAGCTGGTTAAAAAGTCACCGCAAAGAAACACAAAGTTAGACAAAATAAGAGCCGAAACCAAGAATGAGTCACGTGGTGTACATGCATTTTGCCCAACGAGATGGACTGTGCGTGGCGAAGCATTAGCAGCAGTGATCAATAATCACGCTGAACTAATGGAACTATGGGAATGGTCGCTAACCGTGTCAAAAGACACGGAAATGAAGGCAAGAATCCGAGGTGTTCAAAGTATGATGACAacgttcaatttttattttggttgtACTCTGGGAGAGCAGCTTCTGAGGCAGACCGACAACCTAAGTCGCGCCTTGCAAGATTCATCCACCTCAGCTGCTCAAGGTAACAGACTTGCCCAGGATGTGGTAAAAACCTTACTGAAAGATCGGACTGATACCTCATTTAATCTTTTTTGGGCTCGGATCTTACAGCGCAAAACTACAGAGATTCAGACCATTGAGGATCCTATGTTACCCAGGAAGAGAAAAGCACCAGTCAGGCACGAAGTTGGAGAACAGAACACCCACCACTTTCCTGAAACCCACAAAGACCATTACAGACGAATCTACTTTAATGCGATAGATACTGTAACCCAATGCATCGCCACAAGATTTGAgcaaaaagacttcaaaatctaCTTGAACATACAGGAGCTCCTCTTGAAGTCTTTTGCCAGTGAGCCATGTGACACTGAGCTAGCCGAAGTGGTGAAAATGTACAGCGAAGATTTGGATTCTTTCAAGTTAAAAGGACAACTTTTGCTTTTACCACGGACAGCAGAGTCAGTGGGGTTTGACACTTCAGAATTTGACGTCAATGATTTGGTAACCTTCTTGCAGTCGCTTGATAGCTCCCGCAGAAAGCTATTAAGCGAAATTTCTACCCTGGGAAAGCTGTTACTCGTCCTGCCAGCAACCAATGCCGTTAGTGAGAGATCGTTTTCAGCTTTAAAGCGGGTGAAGACGTATTTGCGCTCAACAACGGGAGACTCTAGACTGAACCACCTCATGATGTTGCATGTTCACAAGGACAGAACAGATGCTCTGACCCTTGTAGACGTAGCTAATGACTTCGTTGGGGAGAAAGAAAACCGAAAGCAATTGTTTGGCAAATTTTCCGCGAACGATATCCCAAACAAGTTCTCTACTTCGTCaaagtcaacacaaacggaaaaTTAG